Proteins from a single region of Numenius arquata chromosome Z, bNumArq3.hap1.1, whole genome shotgun sequence:
- the CARTPT gene encoding cocaine- and amphetamine-regulated transcript protein produces the protein MESCRALALCAVAAALLLGARGQGPTPLRRGRDLGVPAGGGGGASREKELIEALQEVLEKLKSKRVPHYEKKFGQVPMCDAGEQCAVRKGARIGKLCDCPRGTSCNSFLLKCL, from the exons ATGGAGAGCTGCCGGGCGCTGGCGCTCTGCGCCGTGGCGGCCGCGCTGCTGCTGGGCGCCCGCGGGCAGGGGCCCACCCCGCTGCGCCGCGGCCGCGACTTGGGggtccccgccggcggcggcggcggcgcctcccgagagaaggagctg ATCGAGGCGCTGCAGGAGGTGCTGGAGAAGCTGAAGAGCAAGCGGGTGCCGCACTACGAGAAGAAGTTCGGGCAGGTGCCCATG TGCGACGCCGGGGAGCAGTGCGCCGTGAGGAAGGGGGCCCGCATCGGGAAGCTCTGCGACTGTCCCCGGGGCACTTCGTgcaactccttcctcctcaagtgCCTGTAA